The Spirosoma foliorum genome has a window encoding:
- a CDS encoding AMP nucleosidase: MKTKEEIVQNWLPRYTGTPIEQFGEYILLTNFINYVELFAKKFDVEIFGIGRAMQTATANNITIINFGMGSAMAATVMDLLSAVNPKAVLFLGKCGGLKKTQIGDLVLPIAAIRGEGTSNDYMRPEIPALPSFRLQRAVSSTIKRYELDYWTGTVYTTNRRIWEHDEQFKDYLRELRTMAIDMETATIFTVGFVNSIPHGALLLVSDNPLVPEGVKTEESDKKVTGQFVNVHLDIGIDALLELESSGDSVKHLRFE; encoded by the coding sequence ATGAAAACAAAAGAAGAAATCGTTCAGAACTGGCTGCCACGCTACACAGGAACACCCATTGAGCAATTTGGCGAATACATTTTGCTAACCAACTTCATCAATTACGTCGAGCTGTTTGCCAAGAAATTCGATGTAGAGATTTTTGGTATCGGACGGGCTATGCAAACAGCTACGGCCAACAACATCACGATTATCAACTTCGGCATGGGTAGCGCTATGGCGGCTACAGTTATGGACCTGCTTTCGGCAGTTAACCCGAAAGCGGTTTTGTTTTTAGGTAAATGTGGTGGCCTGAAAAAAACACAGATCGGCGATTTAGTGCTACCGATTGCCGCTATACGAGGTGAAGGTACCAGCAATGATTACATGCGGCCCGAAATTCCGGCTCTTCCCTCCTTCCGACTGCAACGAGCCGTGTCGTCAACAATCAAACGATACGAGTTGGATTATTGGACAGGCACGGTGTATACCACCAACCGACGAATTTGGGAGCACGACGAACAATTCAAAGATTACCTGCGTGAACTCCGTACCATGGCCATCGATATGGAAACGGCTACTATTTTTACCGTAGGTTTTGTCAATTCAATTCCACATGGTGCCCTACTGCTCGTATCTGATAACCCATTAGTACCTGAAGGTGTGAAAACCGAAGAAAGCGACAAAAAAGTGACGGGTCAGTTTGTCAATGTTCACCTCGATATAGGCATCGATGCCCTTCTTGAACTTGAGTCGTCGGGTGATTCGGTGAAGCACTTGCGATTTGAGTAA
- a CDS encoding tetratricopeptide repeat protein — translation MKRLILPLVTLLLCTRLTISVSAQQTAVDFFENGIAKSKANDFTGALQAFSMAITMNPDNSASYYNRGLAKANLKDHRGAILDYDRAIEINSKDALAYLSRGVSKSKQDDHRGALLDFSRSIELNPDDAQAYYNRGVSRSRIDQYRGALADFTKALELDPGNAQTYYVRGVTKQKLEDFSGSLPDFTKVIELTPKRSQAYAGRGMSKVELNDFAGAVIDLNKAIELSPEDGESFFYRGYAKSKLEDYKGALPDYDKAIALKGDNYRAYYGRGFCRSKLGDQKSAVQDFNQAIDINNANTDSKIVYSGKISRVTLDKLRDVVQERNKINELGSERAEAYFSRAVSKNKQGDQKSAIIDLNKAIELSPTYAEAYFSRGLIRSAQGDQRGAIMDCNSAIKLNPRYAEVYYIRGIIKHSLGDENGGCLDLSKAGELGYNPAYKVISDYCN, via the coding sequence ATGAAGCGACTTATATTGCCGCTGGTCACGCTACTGTTATGCACTAGGCTGACTATTTCTGTTTCCGCCCAACAAACCGCCGTTGATTTCTTCGAAAATGGCATCGCTAAAAGCAAAGCCAACGATTTTACAGGAGCCTTACAGGCCTTTAGTATGGCCATCACCATGAATCCCGATAATTCGGCGAGCTATTATAACAGAGGGTTAGCCAAAGCTAATTTGAAAGACCATCGGGGAGCCATTCTGGATTACGATCGCGCTATTGAGATCAATAGCAAAGACGCGTTGGCTTACTTAAGCCGGGGCGTCAGCAAAAGCAAACAAGATGATCATCGGGGAGCACTACTGGATTTCAGTCGCTCTATTGAACTAAACCCCGACGACGCACAAGCTTATTATAACCGGGGCGTTAGCCGGAGCCGTATTGATCAGTACCGGGGTGCTCTGGCCGATTTCACCAAAGCCCTCGAACTAGATCCAGGCAATGCCCAAACCTACTACGTTCGGGGGGTTACGAAACAGAAATTAGAAGACTTTTCTGGTAGCCTGCCCGATTTCACGAAAGTAATTGAACTCACCCCCAAACGTTCACAAGCGTATGCCGGACGAGGTATGTCGAAAGTTGAGTTGAATGATTTTGCAGGAGCCGTAATCGATCTGAACAAAGCCATTGAACTGAGTCCCGAAGATGGCGAATCGTTCTTCTACCGGGGTTATGCAAAAAGTAAACTGGAAGATTATAAAGGTGCCCTGCCCGATTATGATAAAGCAATAGCTCTTAAAGGCGACAACTACCGGGCTTATTATGGACGAGGTTTCTGCCGTAGTAAACTAGGCGATCAGAAAAGTGCCGTTCAGGATTTTAACCAGGCTATTGATATAAACAATGCCAACACCGATTCGAAAATCGTTTATAGTGGAAAAATCAGTCGTGTTACGCTCGACAAGCTACGTGATGTGGTACAGGAGCGCAACAAAATCAACGAATTAGGGAGCGAACGTGCTGAGGCCTATTTCAGTCGGGCTGTTAGCAAAAACAAACAGGGCGATCAAAAATCAGCGATTATCGATCTAAACAAAGCCATTGAGCTTAGCCCAACCTATGCCGAAGCCTATTTCAGTCGGGGCCTAATCAGATCGGCGCAAGGCGATCAACGGGGAGCCATTATGGATTGCAATAGTGCGATCAAGCTAAACCCACGCTATGCTGAAGTGTACTACATTCGGGGCATTATCAAACACAGCCTTGGCGATGAGAACGGCGGTTGCCTGGACCTTTCCAAAGCCGGTGAATTAGGCTATAATCCAGCCTATAAAGTGATCAGCGATTATTGTAATTAG
- a CDS encoding Hsp20/alpha crystallin family protein, producing MATLVRYNNFPTFFNPFYSRPVINRYQNTTPNVPAVNVKETETAFILDLAAPGLKKEDLKINVENNKLTIGYQSEVKNEETTDKFTRQEFGFTSFERSFKLPKTVNADGIKAAYTDGILTVELPKIEVKEEKLVKEITVA from the coding sequence ATGGCAACCTTAGTTCGATATAACAACTTCCCTACTTTCTTTAACCCATTTTATAGCCGTCCGGTAATTAATCGTTACCAAAACACGACGCCAAACGTACCTGCCGTAAACGTAAAGGAAACTGAAACGGCGTTTATTCTTGACCTGGCTGCGCCTGGTTTGAAGAAAGAGGATTTGAAAATTAACGTAGAAAATAACAAACTGACGATTGGGTATCAGTCGGAAGTAAAAAACGAAGAAACGACGGATAAATTCACCCGTCAAGAATTTGGCTTTACCTCGTTTGAACGCAGTTTCAAGCTGCCTAAAACTGTAAATGCCGATGGTATCAAAGCCGCTTATACCGATGGTATCCTGACGGTAGAGTTACCTAAAATCGAAGTGAAGGAAGAGAAGTTGGTGAAGGAAATTACCGTTGCCTAA
- a CDS encoding phosphoribosylanthranilate isomerase, producing the protein MESPFRTRVKICCISSVDEARLASQLGADALGLVGRMPSGPGVVADDIAAQIVKATPPPIATFMLTSETNLAAIIAHQQRVGANTIQLVDAVPPDTYAQLHKALPAIKVVQVIHVIDERNLDEALEAVQYGVDALLLDSGNPNLAVKELGGTGRVHNWQVSRKIVEHSGVPVFLAGGLKPDNVREAIDSVQPFGLDICSGVRTNGKLDAQKLEAFMKTIK; encoded by the coding sequence ATGGAATCTCCGTTCCGAACAAGGGTAAAAATTTGTTGCATCAGCAGTGTCGATGAAGCGCGACTGGCTAGTCAACTCGGAGCCGATGCCCTTGGTTTAGTGGGCCGAATGCCTAGTGGGCCTGGCGTGGTCGCCGATGATATAGCCGCTCAGATTGTCAAGGCCACTCCTCCGCCCATAGCAACTTTCATGTTGACCAGTGAAACGAATCTTGCTGCTATTATCGCTCACCAACAACGAGTTGGTGCCAATACGATTCAACTTGTCGATGCCGTGCCACCCGATACGTATGCTCAATTGCATAAGGCCTTGCCTGCTATAAAGGTGGTTCAGGTAATCCATGTCATTGACGAGCGGAATCTTGACGAAGCGCTCGAGGCTGTTCAGTATGGTGTCGATGCGTTGTTGCTGGATTCGGGGAATCCAAATCTGGCTGTGAAAGAGTTGGGTGGTACGGGCCGGGTCCACAACTGGCAGGTAAGCCGAAAAATTGTTGAACACTCGGGGGTTCCCGTATTTCTGGCCGGTGGCCTAAAGCCCGATAATGTGCGAGAAGCTATTGATAGCGTACAACCTTTTGGCCTCGACATTTGCAGTGGTGTCCGAACCAATGGCAAATTGGACGCTCAGAAACTCGAAGCGTTTATGAAGACGATAAAGTAG
- a CDS encoding MFS transporter, which yields MVQQTSDDTFASLRIPEFRYFVMNSFLITVTLLIQEVTLGYELYKLTHDPLMLGLVGLAEAIPFIALSLFGGHLADRRDKKRILQWSLLVILLGSVILYLVFQPSIVAGLSQTARLATIYGVLMLIGTAKGFYSPASSSLKPFLVPRELYANSATWSSSFWQAGAIVGPGLAGFLYSWVGFDNSLIVVIALLVICYVLITLIKRKPVPVSNEPVMGLRESLTEGFRFVFKTQIVLYAISLDLFSVLFGGVVAILPVFAEDILKVGAEGLGFLRAAPSVGALLTMAYMTKHPPTHNAWRNMLLAVAGFGVATIVFAWSTNFYLSLLMLGLTGAFDSVSVIIRQTILQIFPPDHMRGRVAAVNGIFVSSSNEIGAFESGLLARLLGAVPSVALGGVVTLFVVAYVYAKSKELFAVRLS from the coding sequence ATGGTTCAACAAACGTCTGACGACACATTTGCCTCCCTCCGAATTCCTGAATTTCGCTATTTCGTCATGAACAGTTTCCTGATTACAGTTACACTGTTGATTCAGGAAGTTACGCTTGGTTATGAGCTGTATAAACTCACGCACGACCCGCTCATGCTCGGTTTAGTAGGACTGGCCGAAGCGATTCCCTTTATTGCTCTATCATTATTTGGTGGACACCTGGCCGATCGTCGGGACAAGAAACGGATACTTCAGTGGAGCCTTTTGGTCATTCTGCTGGGCTCGGTGATTCTGTATTTAGTGTTTCAACCGTCTATCGTAGCTGGTTTATCACAAACAGCCCGATTAGCCACTATTTATGGAGTGCTGATGTTGATTGGCACCGCCAAGGGCTTTTATTCACCTGCCAGCTCATCCCTAAAACCGTTTCTGGTCCCCCGCGAACTTTATGCGAACTCGGCTACCTGGAGTAGTTCGTTTTGGCAGGCCGGGGCCATTGTTGGGCCGGGTTTAGCCGGTTTTCTGTACAGCTGGGTTGGTTTCGATAATTCGCTGATTGTAGTCATTGCATTATTGGTGATTTGTTATGTGCTCATTACACTCATCAAACGCAAGCCTGTACCCGTCAGTAATGAACCAGTTATGGGTCTACGGGAAAGCCTGACCGAAGGGTTCCGCTTTGTTTTCAAAACCCAGATTGTCCTCTATGCCATTTCCCTCGATCTGTTTTCGGTACTGTTTGGAGGTGTGGTAGCCATTCTGCCCGTTTTTGCCGAAGATATTTTAAAAGTAGGGGCCGAAGGTTTAGGATTCCTGCGAGCGGCCCCCTCTGTAGGTGCCCTGCTTACGATGGCTTACATGACCAAGCATCCACCAACGCACAATGCCTGGCGAAATATGCTGCTGGCCGTAGCTGGATTTGGCGTAGCCACTATTGTGTTTGCGTGGTCTACCAACTTCTACCTGTCGCTCCTGATGTTGGGCTTAACGGGTGCTTTCGACAGTGTGAGCGTCATTATTCGGCAAACAATTTTACAGATTTTTCCACCCGATCATATGCGTGGGCGCGTAGCGGCTGTGAATGGAATCTTTGTTAGTTCATCCAACGAGATCGGGGCTTTTGAATCAGGGTTGCTGGCCCGGCTGCTCGGTGCAGTACCGTCGGTTGCTTTGGGGGGTGTTGTTACGCTATTCGTCGTGGCGTATGTGTACGCCAAGTCGAAAGAATTGTTTGCGGTGCGGTTGAGTTGA